One part of the Coffea eugenioides isolate CCC68of chromosome 10, Ceug_1.0, whole genome shotgun sequence genome encodes these proteins:
- the LOC113748576 gene encoding protein NRT1/ PTR FAMILY 2.11-like: MSSSMKNSSLEKSDTVAKNEEIEYKGVRALPYIIGNEAFEKLGTIGTLWNLLVYLTTVFNMNTIAATNMVNIFSGTSNFGTLVGAFLCDTYFGRYNMLAFSSIASVLGMICLSLSAAMPQLHPPSCEAKSSTCKGPTAGQYTFLVTGFGFLVLGAAGIRPCNLAFGADQFNPNTESGRRGINNFFNWYYFTFTFAVMVSLTVIVYVQSNINWAIGLGIPAFLMFLSCVVFFVGKRMYVVIMPQGSPLTSIAQVMVAASKKRQLHLPDQPSESLFDYISLNSTNSKLPYTDQFKFLNRAAIITSEDRINSDGSASNPWKLCSIQQVEEMKCVVRVLPIWIAGIIYYVVLNQLQTFVVFQATQADRRVGHANFKIPAASYQIFQMLSLTIWIPIYDRIMIPCLRKITKEENGITILQRMGFGIIVGIATMILSGAVEEWRRRVALTEPTIGVAPRKGKISSLSASWFIPQMALSGISEGFTLIAQIEFFYKQFPENMRSFAGSCLFCGFASSNYLCSLIITVVHKVTKDASGGSWLDQDLNKARLDYFYYLIAALEVINFGYFMICATWYKYKGSQAKSSHEIAMEKTNTKSSPSCTHASSQV; this comes from the exons ATGAGTTCTTCTATGAAAAATTCTAGTCTGGAAAAGAGTGATACTGTGGCCAAGAATGAGGAAATTGAGTATAAAGGAGTCAGAGCCCTACCTTACATTATCG GAAATGAAGCCTTTGAGAAGCTGGGAACAATTGGAACTCTATGGAATCTCTTGGTGTATCTGACCACTGTCTTTAACATGAACACTATTGCTGCAACTAATATGGTTAACATCTTTAGTGGTACAAGCAATTTTGGAACCTTGGTGGGAGCTTTCTTATGTGATACTTATTTTGGTCGTTACAATATGCTAGCCTTCTCTTCGATAGCATCTGTCTTG GGGATGATTTGTTTAAGTCTATCTGCGGCGATGCCTCAGTTACATCCACCTTCCTGTGAAGCAAAAAGCAGCACGTGTAAAGGGCCAACAGCAGGGCAATACACTTTCTTGGTAACTGGTTTTGGATTTCTTGTCCTTGGCGCTGCTGGCATAAGACCATGTAACTTGGCCTTTGGTGCAGATCAATTTAATCCCAATACTGAATCTGGGAGGAGGGGGATTAATAATTTCTTTAATTGGTATTATTTCACCTTTACATTTGCGGTGATGGTATCCCTGACAGTAATTGTGTACGTACAATCTAACATCAATTGGGCTATAGGATTAGGAATTCCTGcatttttgatgtttttgtcCTGTGTTGTCTTCTTCGTGGGAAAAAGAATGTATGTGGTGATAATGCCACAGGGTAGTCCCTTGACAAGTATAGCGCAGGTCATGGTGGCTGCAAGCAAAAAGAGGCAATTGCATTTACCAGATCAGCCATCGGAGTCTCTCTTTGATTACATTTCCCTGAACTCGACTAACTCAAAGCTTCCATACACCGATCAATTCAA GTTTCTCAACAGAGCAGCAATCATAACATCTGAAGATCGTATCAACAGCGATGGCTCAGCATCCAATCCTTGGAAACTTTGCAGTATTCAGCAGGTGGAAGAAATGAAGTGTGTGGTTAGAGTGCTTCCAATATGGATTGCCGGCATCATATATTACGTTGTCCTGAACCAGCTGCAGACTTTTGTAGTTTTCCAAGCGACACAAGCCGATAGACGTGTAGGACATGCCAACTTCAAAATTCCAGCAGCATCTTACCAAATCTTTCAGATGTTGAGCCTTACGATATGGATACCCATATATGACAGGATCATGATTCCATGTTTACGAAAAATTaccaaggaagaaaatggtatCACTATCCTTCAAAGAATGGGCTTTGGCATTATAGTTGGAATAGCCACCATGATCCTATCTGGTGCAGTGGAAGAGTGGAGGAGAAGAGTAGCTCTTACTGAGCCAACAATAGGCGTTGCACCGAGAAAAGGCAAAATTTCTTCCTTGAGTGCCTCTTGGTTCATACCTCAGATGGCCCTATCAGGGATTTCAGAAGGCTTTACTCTCATTGCTCAAATTGAATTCTTCTACAAACAGTTCCCTGAAAACATGAGAAGTTTTGCTGGATCTTGCTTGTTTTGTGGTTTCGCATCGTCTAATTATTTGTGCAGCTTAATAATAACAGTTGTCCACAAGGTGACCAAAGATGCATCAGGAGGAAGTTGGCTAGATCAAGACCTCAACAAAGCAAGATTGGATTACTTTTACTACCTGATCGCTGCTTTGGAGGTCATAAACTTCGGATACTTCATGATTTGTGCTACCTGGTACAAGTACAAAGGATCACAGGCCAAGAGCAGCCATGAGATTGCCATGGAAAAAACAAACACGAAAAGCAGCCCTTCCTGTACACATGCTTCAAGTCAAGTTTGA